The proteins below are encoded in one region of Belonocnema kinseyi isolate 2016_QV_RU_SX_M_011 chromosome 3, B_treatae_v1, whole genome shotgun sequence:
- the LOC117168901 gene encoding uncharacterized protein F54H12.2-like, giving the protein MGQQRKKVISHQHYGLTIHQDKFLLNGVELRVRLVRSKDAFCFMDPTNRAYLRIEEASLLIRRAKISPGILVANAKALSQGAAKYPLTRVNVKTHTIHSGAQSETLDNVTIGQLPERIIIGFVENDAFNGHRSKNSFNFRHFNINHFSLYVDGMQISSKPLQPDFSKGKLYIDAYYTLFSETEIHFMNEGNNIDRLDYANGYCLFAFDLTPDLSGNCQSH; this is encoded by the exons ATGGGCCAGCAGCGAAAAAAAGTCATCTCACATCAGCATTATGGCTTGACGATACACCAG GATAAATTTCTCTTGAATGGTGTTGAACTTAGAGTTCGACTGGTACGTTCTAAGGATGCTTTTTGTTTTATGGATCCTACTAATCGGGCTTATCTTCGTATTGAGGAAGCATCTCTTCTTATTCGGCGTGCAAAAATCAGCCCTGGGATTCTGGTTGCAAACGCAAAAGCTCTTTCTCAAGGTGCGGCCAAGTACCCACTTACTAGAGTAAATGTTAAAACACACACAATTCATTCTGGTGCTCAAAGTGAAACGCTCGATAATGTTACAATCGGTCAACTACCTGAAAGGATCATCATTGGATTTGTCGAAAATGACGCATTCAACGGCCATCGTAGTAAAAATTCCTTTAACTTTAGACActttaatattaatcatttctCTCTTTACGTAGATGGTATGCAAATTTCATCGAAGCCTTTGCAACCAGATTTCTCAAAAGGAAAGCTATACATTGATGCTTATTATACTCTGTTTTCTGAAACGGAGATTCATTTTATGAACGAGGGAAATAATATTGATCGTTTGGATTACGCAAATGGATACTGCCTCTTTGCATTTGATCTTACTCCTGATCTTTCTGGAAATTGTCAATCACACTAG